One Candidatus Hinthialibacter antarcticus DNA window includes the following coding sequences:
- the larE gene encoding ATP-dependent sacrificial sulfur transferase LarE produces the protein MSELEQKYQRLQDILKEMGSVIVGYSGGVDSTFLAKVATDVLGERALSVAAISESFSEHEHQEAKQFALDMGLNYLEVNTNELDNPEYRKNESNRCYYCKQEMIHHLAALAKERDIDHILIGTIVDDLDDHRPGQQAAKEAGVRAPLAEAGLSKDDVRVLSERLGVPTWDKPSFACMSSRIPYGEEVTREKLEQIDRAESVLRDFGFQQYRVRHHNQLARIEVPAEDMQRVLSNREELYRLIKAAGFTFVSLDLIGFRSGSMNETLHHIKTPAALNG, from the coding sequence ATGAGCGAATTAGAGCAAAAATATCAGCGATTGCAAGATATCCTAAAAGAGATGGGCAGCGTGATCGTCGGGTACTCAGGCGGCGTTGATAGCACCTTTCTTGCCAAAGTCGCGACTGACGTTCTCGGTGAACGCGCCTTGTCGGTGGCGGCGATCAGCGAGAGTTTTTCTGAACATGAACACCAGGAAGCCAAACAATTCGCGCTTGATATGGGATTGAATTATCTCGAAGTCAACACCAACGAACTTGACAATCCTGAATACCGGAAAAACGAGTCGAACCGTTGTTATTATTGCAAGCAAGAAATGATTCATCATCTGGCTGCGCTGGCCAAAGAACGCGACATCGACCATATTTTGATTGGGACGATTGTTGACGATCTCGATGACCACCGCCCCGGTCAACAGGCCGCCAAAGAAGCGGGCGTCCGCGCTCCATTGGCGGAAGCGGGGCTGAGCAAGGATGATGTGCGGGTGTTGTCGGAGCGCTTGGGCGTCCCGACATGGGACAAGCCATCGTTCGCTTGTATGTCGTCGCGCATCCCTTACGGCGAAGAGGTGACTCGCGAAAAACTCGAGCAGATTGACCGGGCCGAATCGGTGCTGCGCGATTTTGGGTTCCAACAATACCGTGTGCGCCATCACAATCAGTTAGCGCGTATCGAAGTGCCCGCCGAAGACATGCAGCGGGTGTTATCGAATCGGGAAGAACTGTACCGGCTCATCAAGGCCGCCGGGTTTACATTTGTTTCGCTGGACTTGATCGGGTTTCGCAGCGGCAGCATGAACGAGACGCTGCACCATATCAAAACTCCTGCGGCGTTGAACGGTTGA
- a CDS encoding WYL domain-containing protein, whose amino-acid sequence MASWRTARLQRTIQAFELLLSDAVVTPERLARSLNLTAKQAYACIQDLNEIGVPVDVTPSGFCIPSALIERESDFSLRESIILSMGLRLLEEQDGVDGETLEALRLQLFPQSDDGRAHIRDDAHIHTAVAPGALGLLRKAVWKQQRLRMSYRSRESHETTGREISPYTLVHRRSSWYVIAYCHLRGEARTFKAARMEQVERSANEFYQDPEYDPNDYLLYSWNIMAGKPNVVLARFDESVGRLILEKKLAHGRVWQEDQWVYMQTLVSGLDEFSWWIMQYGEHAEVMQPLELRRILAMRCAKMSEHYADAYTNRSRSLKPCRTTSL is encoded by the coding sequence ATGGCATCTTGGCGAACCGCCCGCCTGCAACGAACCATCCAAGCGTTTGAACTTCTGCTCTCTGACGCCGTTGTGACGCCGGAGCGGCTTGCCCGTTCGCTCAATCTAACCGCCAAACAAGCGTATGCGTGCATTCAAGACCTGAATGAGATTGGCGTCCCGGTTGATGTGACTCCAAGCGGTTTTTGTATTCCCTCTGCGCTGATTGAACGCGAGTCGGATTTTAGTTTGCGTGAATCAATCATCCTGTCGATGGGGTTGCGTCTGCTGGAAGAGCAGGACGGCGTTGACGGCGAAACCCTGGAGGCGCTGCGGTTGCAGTTGTTTCCACAAAGTGATGACGGGCGCGCACACATACGCGATGATGCGCACATTCATACGGCGGTTGCGCCCGGCGCGTTGGGCCTCTTGCGGAAGGCCGTGTGGAAACAACAACGCTTGCGCATGTCGTATCGTTCCCGCGAGAGCCATGAGACGACCGGGCGCGAGATCAGCCCTTATACGTTGGTGCATCGCCGTTCCTCGTGGTATGTGATCGCCTATTGTCACTTGCGCGGCGAAGCGAGAACTTTTAAAGCGGCGCGAATGGAGCAGGTCGAGCGATCAGCGAACGAGTTTTATCAAGACCCTGAATATGACCCGAATGACTATCTGTTGTATAGTTGGAACATCATGGCGGGCAAACCCAATGTGGTGCTGGCGCGTTTTGACGAGAGCGTTGGGCGGTTGATTCTCGAAAAAAAATTGGCGCACGGCCGCGTTTGGCAGGAAGACCAATGGGTGTATATGCAAACGCTGGTTTCCGGCCTGGATGAATTTAGTTGGTGGATCATGCAATACGGCGAGCACGCCGAAGTCATGCAGCCGCTCGAATTGCGCCGCATTCTTGCCATGCGATGCGCGAAAATGTCGGAACACTACGCCGACGCTTACACAAACCGATCACGGAGTTTAAAACCATGCCGGACTACGTCCCTTTAG
- the recN gene encoding DNA repair protein RecN gives MLVSLRISNFILIEECRIEWHSRFNALTGETGAGKSVVISALSLLLGERASSESVRDAKQESVIEAEFELPPNHALTQSICANLEQCGVSIEENRVLISRRFSSNGRSRTFINNSSCLLKTLQEIGERLVDLHGQHEHQSLLRKAAYLPLLDQCGDLAARVQTYQEAYQQWQEAQRALHELEANERERKQREDMLRYQRDEIDAAELQPGEDAEIDSRLNVIQFAEKLSERCQTMIQSLSEGDEGREPLLDELDRLEAALNEMQSLDQQVKTISDVWQSAVISLREVSREIERYASGLEFDPNELDRLQERRYVLKELKGKYGETIEDILAYRERIHEELDRIEHADEEREQLTLAVNEKQKTVASLGAQLHKQRTKTAKAVTKSVQNELAALGMKNAKFQIDANYRFSPDGIDAGEKQPVLFGPNGGDEIDFLITTIPGKPLRPLRDVASGGEISRIMLALKCAFGEADPVPLMVFDEIDAGVGGETAEAVADRLSKLAQCKQIICITHLPQIASKADRNLRVEKSESEGNLQSQVVALEGKAREKELARMLGAQDSTASQRYARELLQNNKH, from the coding sequence ATGCTTGTATCGTTGCGCATCTCAAATTTCATCCTCATAGAGGAATGCCGCATTGAGTGGCACTCACGCTTCAATGCGCTGACCGGCGAGACCGGCGCGGGAAAATCCGTCGTCATCTCCGCCCTCAGCCTGCTCTTGGGCGAACGCGCCTCGTCTGAATCGGTGCGCGACGCCAAACAAGAATCCGTCATCGAAGCCGAATTTGAACTCCCGCCCAACCACGCGCTGACCCAATCCATCTGCGCCAATTTAGAGCAATGCGGCGTCTCGATTGAAGAAAACCGCGTGCTTATCTCACGGCGCTTTTCATCGAATGGACGCAGCCGGACGTTCATTAATAACAGTTCATGCCTACTCAAAACCTTGCAAGAAATCGGCGAGCGCCTGGTTGACCTTCACGGTCAACACGAACACCAATCGCTATTGCGAAAAGCGGCGTACCTGCCCTTGCTGGACCAATGCGGCGACCTGGCGGCGCGCGTCCAAACCTACCAAGAGGCGTACCAGCAATGGCAAGAGGCCCAACGCGCCCTGCATGAACTTGAAGCCAACGAACGCGAACGCAAACAGCGCGAAGACATGCTGCGCTATCAGCGCGATGAAATTGACGCCGCCGAATTACAACCCGGCGAAGACGCTGAAATCGACAGCCGCTTGAACGTCATCCAATTCGCCGAAAAACTGAGCGAGCGCTGCCAGACGATGATTCAATCGCTGAGTGAAGGCGACGAGGGTCGCGAACCGCTGCTAGACGAGCTCGACCGCCTTGAAGCGGCGCTCAACGAAATGCAGTCGCTCGACCAGCAAGTCAAGACCATCTCTGACGTATGGCAATCCGCCGTCATTTCGCTGCGTGAAGTCTCGCGCGAAATCGAGCGTTACGCCTCCGGGTTGGAGTTTGACCCAAACGAACTCGACCGCCTGCAAGAGCGCCGTTACGTTTTAAAAGAACTCAAAGGAAAATACGGCGAGACCATTGAAGATATTTTGGCCTACCGTGAACGCATTCATGAAGAACTCGACCGCATCGAACACGCAGACGAAGAACGCGAACAGTTAACGCTCGCCGTGAACGAAAAACAAAAAACGGTCGCGTCATTAGGGGCGCAGTTGCACAAGCAGCGAACTAAAACCGCCAAAGCCGTTACGAAATCCGTGCAAAACGAACTCGCCGCTTTGGGAATGAAAAACGCAAAATTCCAAATCGACGCGAACTACCGTTTCTCGCCGGACGGCATTGACGCGGGAGAAAAACAGCCTGTCTTGTTTGGCCCCAACGGAGGCGACGAAATTGATTTCTTAATCACCACCATCCCCGGCAAGCCGTTGCGTCCATTGCGCGACGTCGCGTCCGGCGGTGAAATTTCTCGTATCATGCTGGCGTTGAAATGCGCCTTCGGCGAGGCCGACCCCGTCCCATTGATGGTGTTCGATGAAATTGACGCGGGCGTCGGCGGCGAAACAGCGGAAGCGGTCGCAGACCGGTTGTCGAAACTGGCGCAATGCAAACAGATCATCTGCATCACGCATTTACCTCAAATCGCGTCTAAAGCAGACCGCAATTTGCGCGTGGAAAAATCAGAAAGCGAAGGCAACCTGCAAAGCCAAGTCGTTGCGCTGGAAGGCAAAGCCCGCGAAAAAGAACTGGCGCGTATGCTCGGCGCCCAAGACTCCACCGCCTCTCAACGCTACGCCCGCGAACTCTTACAAAACAACAAGCACTAA
- a CDS encoding lytic transglycosylase domain-containing protein has translation MNTENAPVSAAPPPKRKEAWLVRLPAHLVLLVFLTTVAYAGGSMYWIVRKDNEIEKFRRLEIDLQNQIKERDLRLQQSNQKIEQLGRRVEILDAIKQLSSADVSEVEQRKIALLVDEQSEQYGHDPFFLLALMAAESSLRPWARSNAGARGLMQLMPSTGRALAQQVADDPTLIGLDENEEITSLNFREIEGNIKLGTLYLTQLMVKYQDLEQAVYAYNLGPSIYDKRIKTGGTMPRRYYRKIMKTYQRLQDVRERKESAPIPMVFAQMPPEDIVAQASKKLTYAN, from the coding sequence ATGAACACTGAAAATGCCCCGGTTTCGGCTGCTCCTCCGCCGAAACGCAAGGAAGCCTGGCTAGTCCGCCTTCCCGCCCATTTGGTTTTACTGGTTTTTCTGACGACGGTTGCTTATGCTGGCGGATCCATGTATTGGATCGTCCGCAAAGACAACGAGATCGAAAAGTTTCGTCGTCTTGAGATCGACTTACAGAACCAGATCAAAGAACGCGACCTGAGACTGCAACAAAGCAACCAGAAGATCGAACAACTGGGACGCCGCGTTGAAATTTTAGACGCAATCAAGCAACTCAGCAGCGCGGATGTTTCTGAAGTCGAACAACGAAAAATTGCGTTGTTGGTGGATGAACAAAGCGAACAGTACGGTCACGACCCTTTTTTTCTGCTCGCGCTCATGGCAGCTGAATCATCGCTGCGGCCATGGGCGCGTTCTAACGCAGGCGCCCGCGGCCTCATGCAACTCATGCCAAGCACAGGCAGAGCGCTGGCGCAACAAGTCGCCGACGACCCGACTTTAATCGGTCTCGATGAGAACGAAGAAATCACATCGCTCAACTTTCGCGAGATTGAAGGCAATATCAAATTAGGTACGCTGTATTTGACCCAGTTGATGGTCAAATACCAAGACCTCGAACAAGCGGTCTACGCTTACAACCTGGGGCCGTCGATTTATGACAAGCGCATCAAAACCGGCGGGACTATGCCGCGCCGCTATTACCGCAAAATCATGAAAACCTACCAGCGCTTGCAAGACGTACGCGAACGCAAAGAAAGCGCCCCCATCCCGATGGTCTTTGCGCAAATGCCGCCCGAAGACATCGTCGCGCAAGCATCCAAAAAACTCACGTACGCCAACTAA
- a CDS encoding PTS sugar transporter subunit IIA, producing MNLSEILIEECISLELSHQTKNGAIQEMVELASQSGKIANTDKLVKAILDRERIQTTGIGSGMAIPHATTEGIRGLVLAMGISREGVEYDSLDNKPVHLIFLLGGEPRLQTSFLSILSKISRFFRKEEFRKEVCAAKTAVDILSLIQAREEN from the coding sequence ATGAATCTTTCTGAAATTCTGATCGAGGAATGTATTTCGCTTGAATTGAGCCATCAAACCAAGAATGGCGCGATTCAAGAGATGGTTGAATTGGCTTCGCAATCGGGCAAAATCGCGAATACGGACAAACTCGTCAAAGCGATTTTAGACCGTGAACGCATCCAAACCACGGGGATCGGCAGCGGGATGGCGATTCCCCATGCGACGACGGAAGGCATTCGCGGGCTGGTTTTGGCGATGGGGATTTCCCGCGAGGGCGTCGAATATGATTCACTCGACAATAAACCCGTCCATTTAATTTTTCTGCTTGGCGGCGAGCCTCGGCTGCAGACCTCTTTTTTGAGTATTTTGAGCAAAATTTCCCGGTTTTTCCGAAAAGAAGAATTTCGTAAAGAAGTATGCGCAGCGAAAACGGCCGTCGATATACTATCTCTCATTCAAGCCCGCGAAGAGAACTGA
- a CDS encoding cation:proton antiporter → MITRISALFLVIAFVSIVQTYPYGEASGIQGMTAFSLGFVIIVGFLMGEIVVRIQLPRITGYLIAGMLVGPYMGGWLTKETVKHLTLIDQIALSLIAISAGCELRLSELKHHWKGVVSITLFQTIGLFALGTAAFWLLSGWFSFFEDGSQIVRLQAGLVFGVIAAAQSPATTIAIITDLKAKGPATESVLGSAVLKDVLVIILFTLILSMNHLLDGGELTMEPFVELGGELFFSIAFGVVAGWGVAFYLKKVRSDPVLFLLAFSYLVNVGSHSIHLDPVLICVAAGLVITNTTNQGERLLSIIQHGSLVIYVIFFCVAGAALDLMALRSMVGLAALLVIVRMALLWGCTSASMAVARVPNAKASTYWMAFLPQAGVSLGLASVLEKEGFDWAPPVVTLLIACIAINQIVGPILMKYALQQTGETAETAVARNRTSPQPAKT, encoded by the coding sequence TTGATTACGAGAATTAGCGCCCTCTTTTTGGTGATTGCTTTTGTCAGCATCGTGCAGACCTATCCGTACGGTGAAGCGTCGGGCATTCAGGGCATGACTGCGTTTTCGCTGGGCTTTGTGATTATCGTAGGCTTTTTGATGGGTGAGATCGTCGTCCGCATCCAATTGCCGCGCATCACCGGATATTTAATTGCGGGGATGCTGGTCGGGCCGTATATGGGCGGCTGGTTGACGAAAGAGACGGTTAAGCATCTTACCTTGATCGACCAAATCGCGCTCTCTCTTATCGCGATTTCGGCGGGCTGCGAGTTGCGCCTCAGCGAGCTGAAACATCATTGGAAGGGCGTGGTTTCGATTACGCTGTTTCAAACGATTGGGTTGTTTGCGTTGGGGACGGCTGCCTTCTGGCTATTGAGCGGATGGTTTTCTTTCTTTGAAGACGGCAGCCAAATCGTGCGCTTGCAGGCCGGGCTGGTCTTTGGGGTGATTGCCGCCGCCCAGTCGCCCGCAACAACGATTGCGATTATTACCGATCTCAAAGCCAAAGGCCCTGCGACGGAATCGGTCTTAGGCTCGGCTGTCTTGAAAGATGTATTGGTGATTATTTTATTCACCTTAATTCTTAGCATGAACCATCTATTAGACGGCGGCGAATTGACGATGGAGCCGTTTGTTGAACTGGGCGGCGAGTTGTTCTTTTCGATTGCCTTTGGCGTCGTCGCTGGCTGGGGGGTCGCGTTTTATTTGAAAAAAGTCCGCAGCGACCCGGTGTTGTTTTTGCTTGCATTTTCGTACCTGGTGAATGTCGGCTCCCATTCGATCCATCTTGACCCGGTGTTGATTTGCGTTGCGGCGGGGCTTGTGATTACCAATACCACCAACCAGGGAGAACGCCTCCTTTCGATTATTCAGCACGGTTCGCTGGTGATTTATGTGATCTTCTTTTGCGTGGCGGGCGCTGCCTTAGACTTGATGGCCTTGCGGAGTATGGTGGGGTTGGCGGCCTTGTTGGTCATTGTGCGGATGGCGTTATTATGGGGTTGCACCAGCGCGAGTATGGCGGTTGCGCGGGTGCCTAACGCCAAGGCGTCAACCTATTGGATGGCGTTTTTGCCGCAAGCGGGCGTGAGTTTAGGGCTGGCGTCGGTGTTAGAAAAAGAAGGGTTTGATTGGGCGCCGCCAGTTGTGACGCTGTTAATCGCCTGCATTGCCATCAACCAAATCGTTGGCCCGATACTGATGAAATACGCGCTGCAGCAAACGGGAGAGACGGCTGAAACCGCCGTCGCGCGAAACCGTACGTCGCCGCAACCCGCTAAAACTTAA
- the bshB1 gene encoding bacillithiol biosynthesis deacetylase BshB1, translated as MNQTKSNALDLLVFAPHPDDAELAMGGTLAKAIAQGKRCGIVDLTRGELGSKGNAEIRAQEAKTASDVLRLDLRDNLDLGDGRVADTEDNRRKVVEVIRQWRAPHIFVCPPYDRHPDHQGASKLVQSAYFLARLPKYETESPAFSPKRLLYYFIHDMRNVSFAVDISDYFDLKQQAMAAYSSQFINPDLPPDYQHIGISDYLKQVEAFNRSLGAQIGAAYAEGFASDSPFGLSLPTECA; from the coding sequence ATGAATCAGACTAAATCAAACGCATTAGACCTGCTCGTCTTTGCGCCGCATCCAGACGACGCCGAACTGGCGATGGGCGGAACGCTGGCCAAAGCAATCGCGCAAGGCAAACGCTGCGGGATTGTTGATTTGACGCGCGGCGAACTGGGCAGCAAAGGCAACGCCGAGATCCGCGCACAGGAAGCGAAAACCGCCAGCGACGTTTTACGGCTGGATCTGCGCGACAACTTAGACCTGGGCGATGGGCGCGTTGCGGATACGGAAGACAATCGGCGCAAAGTCGTCGAGGTCATTCGCCAATGGCGGGCGCCACACATTTTTGTTTGCCCGCCTTATGACCGACATCCCGACCATCAGGGCGCATCAAAACTGGTGCAAAGCGCATATTTTTTGGCGCGGTTGCCGAAGTATGAAACCGAATCGCCTGCGTTTTCGCCGAAGCGGTTGTTGTATTATTTTATCCATGATATGCGCAACGTATCGTTCGCCGTGGATATCAGCGACTACTTCGATCTCAAACAACAGGCGATGGCGGCTTACTCCAGCCAGTTTATCAATCCCGATCTGCCGCCGGATTATCAACACATCGGCATCAGCGATTATCTGAAGCAAGTCGAAGCGTTTAATCGTTCGCTGGGCGCACAGATTGGCGCCGCCTATGCGGAAGGATTTGCGTCTGACTCGCCTTTCGGTCTATCTTTACCGACGGAATGCGCGTAA
- a CDS encoding class I SAM-dependent methyltransferase, protein MLEFDAWQRCETAKHLIQWALPETGARILDVGGHPGRMRQYAPDYDWVLCDPLVDAPGDQLQGGAEALPFHDGAFDFAVCLDVMEHIPEALREAAVAEMARVSKTGVLLTFPHNHPSVIAAEDAVRGGYERLFEKPHPWLAEHALFELPDASAIAAQLSEIGGHGVVFNLGAIERWMQLQLLGLLLEDASAIDAASQIDALYRDELFAHDFKSPSYRKVVLHLFSAEQPLDLDMIDTPREDESVVQCKLAEIVHAWLETGVLERRQARALINDGAVASDDQTDYIRRMEDAVRSWETSYQTTLNELTDAYAWRNALEERWAFRAFRRLMRLMSKKIAD, encoded by the coding sequence TTGCTGGAGTTTGACGCATGGCAGCGGTGTGAGACTGCCAAACATCTAATTCAATGGGCGTTGCCTGAGACGGGCGCGCGCATTCTTGACGTGGGCGGGCACCCGGGCCGGATGCGGCAATATGCGCCCGACTATGATTGGGTGTTGTGCGATCCATTGGTGGATGCGCCCGGCGACCAATTGCAGGGCGGGGCGGAAGCGTTGCCGTTCCATGACGGGGCGTTTGATTTCGCCGTGTGTCTGGATGTGATGGAACATATCCCCGAGGCGCTGCGCGAAGCCGCCGTCGCCGAGATGGCGCGGGTTAGCAAGACCGGGGTGCTGTTGACGTTTCCCCATAACCACCCCAGCGTCATCGCCGCCGAAGACGCCGTGCGCGGGGGCTATGAACGCTTGTTTGAAAAACCTCACCCCTGGCTGGCGGAACACGCGTTGTTTGAATTGCCGGACGCAAGCGCCATTGCCGCTCAACTCAGCGAAATCGGCGGGCATGGCGTGGTCTTCAACCTGGGCGCGATTGAACGCTGGATGCAATTGCAATTGCTGGGGCTGCTGCTCGAGGACGCCAGCGCCATTGATGCGGCCAGCCAGATTGACGCGCTCTATCGCGACGAACTGTTTGCTCATGATTTTAAATCGCCTTCCTACCGTAAGGTCGTGCTGCATCTCTTTTCCGCCGAACAGCCGCTTGATTTGGATATGATCGACACGCCCCGCGAAGATGAAAGCGTTGTACAATGCAAACTCGCAGAAATTGTACATGCGTGGCTTGAGACGGGCGTGTTGGAGAGACGCCAGGCGAGAGCGCTGATTAACGACGGCGCCGTCGCCAGCGACGACCAGACGGATTATATCCGCCGCATGGAAGATGCGGTGCGGTCATGGGAAACGTCATACCAAACAACGCTCAATGAACTGACGGACGCCTACGCCTGGCGCAATGCGCTTGAAGAGCGCTGGGCTTTTCGCGCGTTTCGGCGGTTGATGCGCCTGATGAGTAAAAAGATTGCGGATTAA
- a CDS encoding DUF1080 domain-containing protein, translating into MKRSQTVFMLIAAVGLIAIALTTTQADEPKTLPGAMINGLGDGWVALGEDDFTHVNCFPDTWTWKDDGILYCTGKPVGVVRTKKAFTNFELVVQWKHLKSAGNSGVFIWAPIEALTDIKPDTLPNSGIEVQILDHGYTVNYEKSSGKKGDWFSTNGDVFPVGKSKLNPFPPLSPNGARSFPSKNLSKGVGEWNHYYVRAINGEVRLWVNGEEVSGGNNAVPSTGHICLESEGSPIEFKNLRVRELP; encoded by the coding sequence ATGAAACGATCTCAAACAGTTTTTATGCTTATTGCAGCGGTCGGATTGATCGCGATTGCGCTAACTACGACGCAAGCCGATGAACCCAAGACGCTGCCCGGCGCGATGATTAACGGCTTGGGCGACGGATGGGTTGCGCTTGGCGAAGACGATTTTACTCATGTGAACTGCTTTCCCGACACTTGGACATGGAAAGACGACGGTATTTTGTATTGCACCGGAAAGCCCGTCGGCGTGGTGCGCACCAAAAAAGCGTTCACAAATTTTGAATTGGTCGTGCAATGGAAGCACTTAAAGTCCGCCGGGAATTCAGGTGTGTTTATTTGGGCGCCGATTGAAGCGCTGACGGATATCAAGCCGGATACGTTGCCGAATTCAGGCATCGAAGTGCAGATTCTCGATCATGGTTACACGGTGAATTATGAAAAGAGTTCCGGCAAAAAGGGCGATTGGTTTAGCACCAACGGCGATGTGTTTCCCGTCGGCAAATCAAAGTTGAATCCGTTCCCGCCGCTGTCGCCGAACGGCGCTCGCAGCTTTCCCAGCAAGAACCTGAGCAAGGGAGTTGGCGAATGGAACCACTATTATGTCCGCGCCATTAACGGCGAAGTGCGTTTGTGGGTGAACGGCGAAGAGGTGTCGGGCGGTAACAATGCGGTACCCAGCACGGGGCACATTTGTCTGGAGTCGGAAGGCTCGCCGATTGAGTTTAAAAACCTGCGCGTCCGTGAACTGCCGTAA
- a CDS encoding GDSL-type esterase/lipase family protein — MKTISSSICLFTLLILAASIANAQAQWPGETSDWKGFDCYDFQLQGRGCKVVAPHDAAQGSPWIWRARFWGHEPQLDVALLERGFHVVYMDVANLYGAPKAVELWNHFYNFLTDKGLSQRCVLEGMSRGGLIIYNWAAANPQRVACIYGDAPVCDVKSWPGGKGKSAGSPDDWQRCLEAYGLTETEMMAYDKNPIDNLEPLAKAVVPVLHVCGDADVGVPMDENTNILQERYKKLGGLIRVITKKGVGHHPHSLKDPAPIVDFILPYALSNSQPIYDLRDGLRFSSQKFHQQKQGRVVFLGGSITHNGGWRDHVCAALQERFPDTAFSFINAGIPSMGSTPGAFRLMRDVFADGPVDLLFVEAAVNDSVNGRIHQEPLRGMEGVIRHARRVQPDLDIVMMHFVDPGKIEEFRAGKTPRVIELHEQVADYYRVPSLNLAKEMTQRLDANEFTWEDDFKNLHPSPFGQRLYARSINALLDDAWRQKQAGAYSFPEKPLDTYSYSQGRLVDIANAEVDAKWEIVNTWKPTDGAGTRAGFVNEPMLVATEAGAELRFSFEGTGVGVFVAAGPDAGMIEYQIDGGAAQTLDLFTQWSGQLHLPWAYVLDSELAPGRHTLRVKVVEKKNPNSKGNAVRVRYFLVSEAP, encoded by the coding sequence ATGAAAACAATATCATCCTCCATTTGTTTATTCACTTTGTTGATCCTTGCTGCCTCTATCGCGAATGCGCAAGCGCAGTGGCCTGGCGAAACGAGCGATTGGAAGGGCTTTGATTGTTATGACTTTCAACTGCAAGGCCGCGGTTGCAAGGTTGTCGCGCCCCATGACGCCGCCCAAGGCAGCCCGTGGATTTGGCGCGCGCGCTTTTGGGGACACGAGCCGCAACTCGATGTTGCATTATTAGAGCGTGGATTTCATGTCGTCTATATGGATGTCGCCAATCTCTATGGCGCACCCAAAGCGGTTGAACTGTGGAACCACTTTTATAATTTTCTAACGGATAAAGGATTGTCGCAGCGTTGCGTTCTCGAAGGGATGAGCCGCGGCGGTTTGATTATTTATAACTGGGCGGCGGCCAACCCGCAGCGGGTCGCGTGCATCTACGGCGACGCGCCGGTGTGCGACGTGAAAAGTTGGCCGGGCGGCAAAGGCAAAAGCGCCGGCAGCCCCGATGACTGGCAACGGTGCCTCGAAGCCTACGGTCTGACCGAAACCGAAATGATGGCGTATGACAAAAATCCTATCGACAATTTAGAGCCGCTGGCGAAAGCGGTCGTCCCGGTGCTGCATGTGTGCGGCGACGCCGATGTCGGCGTACCGATGGATGAGAACACCAATATCCTGCAAGAGCGCTACAAAAAACTGGGCGGTCTCATTCGCGTAATCACCAAGAAAGGCGTTGGGCATCATCCCCACTCGTTGAAAGACCCCGCGCCGATTGTGGATTTCATATTGCCGTATGCGCTGTCGAATAGTCAGCCTATTTATGATTTGCGCGACGGGCTGCGTTTTTCTTCTCAAAAATTTCATCAACAAAAACAGGGCAGGGTGGTTTTTCTCGGCGGCTCGATTACCCATAACGGCGGGTGGCGCGACCATGTTTGCGCCGCGCTGCAAGAGCGGTTTCCTGATACGGCGTTTTCATTTATCAACGCGGGCATCCCTTCGATGGGATCGACGCCGGGCGCGTTTCGGTTGATGCGCGATGTGTTTGCAGACGGCCCTGTCGATTTGTTGTTTGTTGAGGCGGCGGTGAATGACTCGGTCAACGGGCGCATTCATCAGGAGCCATTGCGCGGCATGGAAGGCGTCATTCGCCATGCGCGTCGGGTGCAGCCTGATCTCGACATCGTGATGATGCACTTCGTGGATCCCGGCAAGATTGAAGAATTCCGCGCAGGAAAAACGCCGCGCGTGATTGAACTGCATGAACAGGTTGCCGACTATTACCGCGTCCCGTCGCTGAATCTTGCGAAAGAAATGACGCAACGGCTGGACGCCAACGAGTTTACCTGGGAAGACGATTTTAAGAATTTGCATCCCTCGCCGTTTGGGCAGCGGCTCTATGCGCGCAGCATCAACGCCCTGCTGGACGACGCCTGGAGGCAGAAGCAAGCGGGCGCGTATTCGTTTCCCGAAAAACCGCTGGATACATATAGTTACAGCCAAGGTCGATTGGTCGATATCGCGAACGCTGAAGTCGACGCGAAATGGGAAATTGTTAATACGTGGAAGCCTACTGATGGCGCCGGGACCCGCGCGGGTTTTGTCAACGAGCCGATGTTGGTTGCGACTGAGGCTGGAGCCGAACTGCGATTTTCGTTTGAAGGAACCGGGGTTGGCGTCTTTGTCGCCGCCGGGCCGGATGCGGGAATGATTGAATATCAAATTGACGGCGGCGCAGCGCAGACGCTGGATTTATTCACCCAATGGAGCGGACAGTTGCATCTGCCCTGGGCGTATGTGTTGGATTCGGAACTGGCGCCGGGACGGCATACGCTCCGAGTCAAAGTGGTTGAAAAGAAGAACCCGAACAGCAAGGGGAATGCGGTCCGGGTTCGGTATTTCTTAGTGAGTGAAGCGCCTTAG